A window of the Streptomyces sp. Ag109_O5-10 genome harbors these coding sequences:
- the tsaD gene encoding tRNA (adenosine(37)-N6)-threonylcarbamoyltransferase complex transferase subunit TsaD — translation MADEPLVLGIETSCDETGVGIVRGTTLLADAVASSVDEHARFGGVVPEVASRAHLEAMVPTIERALKDAGVSAKDLDGIAVTAGPGLAGALLVGVSAAKAYAYALGKPLYGVNHLASHICVDQLEHGPLPEPTMALLVSGGHSSLLLSSDITSDVRPLGATIDDAAGEAFDKIARVLNLGFPGGPVIDRYAKEGDPAAIAFPRGLTGPRDPAYDFSFSGLKTAVARWIEAKRAAGEEVPVRDVSASFQEAVVDVLTRKAVRACRDEGVDHLMIGGGVAANSRLRALAAERCEAAGIRLRVPRMKLCTDNGAMVAALGAEMVARNRTPSGWDLSADSSLPVTDPHVPGSHHHDHVHEVSKENLYS, via the coding sequence ATGGCTGACGAACCCCTGGTGCTGGGGATCGAGACCTCCTGCGACGAGACCGGCGTCGGCATCGTCCGGGGCACCACCCTGCTCGCCGACGCCGTCGCCTCCTCCGTCGACGAGCACGCCCGTTTCGGCGGGGTCGTCCCGGAGGTCGCCTCCCGCGCCCACCTGGAGGCGATGGTCCCCACCATCGAGCGCGCGCTGAAGGACGCGGGCGTGAGTGCGAAGGACCTCGACGGCATCGCGGTCACGGCGGGCCCCGGCCTGGCCGGCGCGCTGCTGGTCGGCGTCTCGGCGGCGAAGGCGTACGCCTATGCCCTGGGGAAGCCCCTTTATGGCGTGAACCACTTGGCCTCCCACATCTGCGTGGACCAACTGGAACACGGTCCCCTCCCTGAACCGACGATGGCCCTCCTGGTCAGCGGCGGCCACTCCTCGCTGCTGCTGTCCTCGGACATCACCTCCGACGTACGCCCCCTCGGCGCGACCATCGACGACGCGGCCGGCGAGGCCTTCGACAAGATCGCGCGCGTGCTGAACCTCGGCTTCCCGGGCGGCCCGGTCATCGACCGGTACGCGAAGGAGGGCGACCCCGCGGCGATCGCCTTCCCGCGCGGCCTCACCGGCCCCCGCGACCCGGCGTACGACTTCTCCTTCTCCGGTCTCAAGACGGCGGTGGCCCGCTGGATCGAGGCCAAGCGCGCGGCCGGCGAGGAGGTCCCGGTCCGCGACGTGTCCGCCTCCTTCCAGGAGGCGGTCGTCGACGTCCTGACCCGCAAGGCCGTCCGGGCCTGCCGTGACGAGGGCGTCGACCACCTGATGATCGGCGGCGGGGTCGCCGCCAACTCCCGGCTGCGTGCCCTCGCGGCGGAGCGCTGCGAGGCGGCCGGCATCCGGCTCCGGGTGCCGCGGATGAAGCTGTGCACGGACAACGGCGCGATGGTGGCCGCGCTCGGCGCGGAGATGGTCGCCCGCAACCGGACCCCGTCCGGCTGGGACCTCTCGGCGGACAGCTCCCTGCCGGTGACCGACCCGCACGTCCCCGGCAGCCACCACCACGACCACGTGCACGAGGTCAGCAAGGAGAACCTCTACTCGTGA
- the rimI gene encoding ribosomal protein S18-alanine N-acetyltransferase, producing MRWWDIDPVLELEKDLFPEDAWSRGMFWSELAHARGPAATRRYVVAMEGDRIVGYGGLAAQGASSEDSGPAAVGDIQTIAVRRDQWGTGLGAELLTELLRAATAFECAEVMLECRVDNIRAQKLYERFGFEPIGFRRGYYQPGNVDALVMRLTTGQPGSGSATGPTSEQGTEING from the coding sequence ATGCGCTGGTGGGACATCGACCCGGTCCTGGAGCTGGAGAAGGACCTGTTCCCCGAGGACGCCTGGTCGCGGGGGATGTTCTGGTCCGAACTGGCGCACGCCAGAGGACCCGCGGCGACCCGGCGGTACGTGGTGGCCATGGAGGGCGACCGGATCGTCGGGTACGGCGGGCTCGCCGCCCAGGGCGCCTCCTCCGAGGACAGCGGCCCCGCCGCGGTCGGCGACATCCAGACCATCGCCGTACGCCGTGACCAGTGGGGCACCGGGCTCGGCGCGGAACTGCTCACCGAACTGCTGCGGGCCGCGACCGCCTTCGAGTGCGCCGAGGTCATGCTGGAGTGCCGGGTCGACAACATCCGCGCCCAGAAGCTCTACGAGCGGTTCGGCTTCGAGCCCATCGGGTTCAGACGCGGCTACTACCAGCCGGGGAACGTGGACGCCCTGGTGATGCGCCTGACGACCGGGCAGCCCGGCAGTGGCTCCGCCACCGGGCCCACCTCAGAACAAGGAACCGAGATCAATGGCTGA
- the tsaB gene encoding tRNA (adenosine(37)-N6)-threonylcarbamoyltransferase complex dimerization subunit type 1 TsaB, which yields MLLLALDTATPAVTVALHDGTAVIASSSQVDARRHGELLLPAVDRVLAEAGVKLDAVTEIVTGIGPGPYTGLRVGLMTADTFGLALGVPVHGLCTLDGLAYAADIEKGPFVVATDARRKEVYWAVYEDSHTRRTEPAVDRPGDIAEKVAGLPAIGAGALLYPDTFPVVHEPEHVSAAALASLAVAKLAAGEELPAPRPLYLRRPDAQVPKNYKVVTPK from the coding sequence GTGCTCTTGCTCGCTCTGGATACCGCCACCCCCGCCGTCACCGTCGCCCTGCACGACGGCACGGCCGTCATCGCCTCGTCGAGCCAGGTGGACGCGCGCCGGCACGGCGAGCTGCTGCTGCCGGCCGTCGACCGCGTCCTCGCCGAGGCCGGGGTCAAGCTGGACGCCGTCACCGAGATCGTCACCGGCATCGGTCCCGGCCCCTACACCGGCCTGCGGGTCGGTCTGATGACCGCGGACACCTTCGGGCTCGCGCTCGGCGTGCCCGTCCACGGCCTGTGCACGCTCGACGGGCTCGCCTACGCGGCCGACATCGAGAAGGGCCCGTTCGTGGTCGCGACCGACGCCCGCCGCAAGGAGGTCTACTGGGCGGTGTACGAGGACTCGCACACCCGGCGCACGGAGCCGGCCGTGGACCGGCCGGGCGACATCGCCGAGAAGGTCGCGGGGCTGCCCGCCATCGGCGCCGGGGCGCTGCTCTACCCCGACACCTTCCCGGTCGTCCACGAACCCGAGCACGTCTCCGCCGCGGCCCTCGCGTCGCTGGCCGTCGCGAAGCTGGCCGCCGGCGAGGAACTGCCCGCGCCCCGGCCGCTGTACCTGCGCCGGCCGGACGCCCAGGTGCCCAAGAACTACAAGGTGGTCACCCCGAAGTGA
- the tsaE gene encoding tRNA (adenosine(37)-N6)-threonylcarbamoyltransferase complex ATPase subunit type 1 TsaE yields MEAPAARHSQAETELTVTSPGQMGELGRRLAKLLRAGDLVMLSGELGAGKTTLTRGLGEGLGVRGAVTSPTFVIARVHPSLGDGPPLVHVDAYRLGGGLDEMEDLDLDVSLPESVVVVEWGEGKVEELTDDRLVIGIHRAVGDTTDEVRHVTLAGLGERWDGVDLGVLSA; encoded by the coding sequence ATGGAAGCACCAGCAGCACGGCACAGCCAGGCTGAGACCGAGTTGACCGTCACCTCCCCCGGGCAGATGGGGGAGCTGGGCCGCAGGCTGGCGAAGTTGCTGCGCGCCGGTGACCTCGTGATGCTCAGCGGGGAGCTCGGAGCCGGCAAGACGACGCTGACGCGGGGACTGGGCGAGGGGCTCGGCGTGCGCGGGGCCGTCACGTCGCCGACGTTCGTCATCGCCCGCGTGCATCCGTCCCTGGGGGACGGTCCGCCGCTCGTCCACGTGGACGCGTACCGCCTGGGCGGCGGGCTGGACGAGATGGAGGACCTCGACCTCGACGTCTCGCTGCCCGAGTCCGTGGTCGTCGTGGAGTGGGGCGAGGGCAAGGTCGAGGAGCTGACCGACGACCGGCTCGTGATCGGCATCCACCGGGCGGTCGGCGACACCACCGACGAGGTGCGGCACGTGACCCTGGCGGGGCTGGGGGAGCGGTGGGACGGCGTGGACCTGGGCGTCCTGTCGGCCTGA